In Cicer arietinum cultivar CDC Frontier isolate Library 1 chromosome 1, Cicar.CDCFrontier_v2.0, whole genome shotgun sequence, one DNA window encodes the following:
- the LOC101499922 gene encoding phenylalanine--tRNA ligase alpha subunit, cytoplasmic-like produces the protein MAEEAVLGYLENNNEIRDSGDFAAERGIDHNEIVNVIKSLHGFRYVDAEDIKRETWVLTDEGNNYANVGSPEVQLMLAIPPQGISRDELQKNLGPTVFKIGCAQAAKNKWVEMGKQLISKKVEHVEDRVKDLLLQIQQGQGIGSDDIKALKARKLIVPQTWKGYSVKKGPSYAPKRKKVVTDLTRDNFQSGEWKELEFKEYNYSAKGQPLEGGHLHPLLKVRCQIKQIFLCMGFEEMPTNNYVESSFWNFDSLFQPQQHPARDSHDTFFLDAPSTTKELPEDYVQRVKQIHEYGGYGSRGYTYDWKREEANKNLLRTHTTAVSSRMLYQLAQKPFSPKKYFSIDRVFRNEAVDRTHLAEFHQIEGLVCDRGLTLCDLIGVLHDFFSRLGMTKLKFKPAYNPYTEPSMEIFSYHEGFKKWVEVGNSGMFRPEMLRPMGLPEDVQVIAWGLSLERPTMIMYGIDNIRDLFGHKVDLGLIKKNPICRLGID, from the exons ATGGCGGAAGAGGCAGTTCTGGGTTACCTGGAAAATAACAATGAAATTAGAGATTCAGGTGATTTTGCAGCCGAACGCGGCATTGACCACAATGAAATAGTCAACGTCATTAAGAGTCTCCATGGTTTCAGATACGTCGATGCCGAG GACATTAAGAGGGAGACATGGGTTCTAACTGATGAGGGGAACAATTATGCTAACGTTGGATCCCCCGAAGTTCAACTAATGTTGGCTATTCCACCTCAGGGTATCTCCAGAGATGAACTTCAg AAAAATTTGGGTCCTACAGTCTTCAAGATAGGTTGTGCTCAGGCTGCTAAGAATAAATGGGTGGAGATGGGAAAACAACTCATATCTAAGAAG GTCGAACATGTGGAAGACAGAGTTAAAGACCTGCTTCTTCAAATACAACAGGGACAG GGCATTGGTTCAGATGATATCAAAGCACTCAAAGCAAGAAAGCTTATTGTTCCACA GACTTGGAAAGGTTACTCAGTGAAAAAGGGTCCTAGCTATGCTCCAAAAAGAAAGAAGGTTGTCACTGATTTAACTCGAGATAATTTTCAGAG TGGCGAGTGGAAGGAATTAGAGTTCAAAGAGTACAATTACAGTGCTAAAGGTCAGCCTCTTGAGGGTGGCCATCTTCATCCACTCTTAAAG GTACGGTGTCAAATAAAACAGATTTTCCTCTGTATGGG GTTTGAGGAGATGCCCACAAATAATTATGTTGAGAGCAG CTTCTGGAACTTTGATTCTTTGTTCCAGCCCCAACAACATCCAGCTCGCGATTCACATGACACATTCTTTTTGGATG CTCCTTCAACAACAAAGGAACTGCCTGAAGATTATGTTCAGCGGGTGAAGCAAATTCATGAATATGGTGGTTATGGGTCTAGGGG ATACACATACGACTGGAAAAGAGAGGAAGCAAATAAAAACCTTCTGCGGACCCACACCACTGCTGTTTCTTCCAGGATGCTTTACCAGCTGGCACAG AAACCATTTTCTCCGAAAAAATATTTCTCTATAGATCGTGTATTCCGAAATGAAGCAGTTGACCGAACACATCTTGCCGAGTTCCACCAGATAGAAG GCCTTGTATGTGATCGAGGACTCACTCTCTGTGACTTAATAGGAGTTCTACATGATTTCTTCTCACGCTTAG GCATGACGAAGCTGAAATTCAAGCCCGCTTACAATCCATACACAGAACCTAGCATGGAGATTTTCAG TTACCATGAAGGCTTTAAAAAATGGGTAGAGGTTGGAAACTCTGGCATGTTTAGACCTGAAATGTTGCGGCCGATGGGACTTCCTGAAGATGTACAAGTTATTGCGTGGGGTCTTTCTCTTGAAAG GCCAACAATGATAATGTATGGGATAGATAACATCAGGGATCTCTTTGGACACAAG GTGGATCTTGGCCTTATTAAGAAAAATCCAATATGTCGACTTGGAATCGACTAA